A region of the bacterium genome:
AAGCACCCGACAGTCCCAGCGCCGCCACCACCGGATGATGGCTGGTCAGGCCCCAGAGCCCCAGTCCCAACGCCAGCAGGATCAACCCCATGTTTTCAATACTGGAATAGGCCAGGGCCCGCTTGAGGTCACGCTGAAACAGCGCGAATGAAATCCCAAGGATGGCGCCGGCAAACCCGAGGGCCACCAGCAGTGGCCCCCACCAGGCCGCAGGGGGGCCCAGGAACATCATCACCCGCAACAGCCCATACAGCCCCAACTTGATCATCACGCCGGACATCAGGGCCGAGACATGACTCGGCGCGGCCGGATGCGCCTCAGGCAACCAGATGTGCAGGGGAACCATCCCCGCCTTGGTCCCGAAGCCGATCAGCGCGAGCACCAGGATCACGACCCCTGCCGTGGCAGGCGGGACCGCGAAGGTATCAAAATCGAGCGACCCCGAGGTGCGGCCCAGGAGCAGGAACATGGCCAGCAGAAAGGCCGCCCCCACATGAGACGCCACCAGGTAAACCCACCCGGCCATGCGTACGTCCTTTTTTTCGTGCTCAAAGGTCACTAGGAAAAAGGCGGAGAGCGACATGATTTCCCAGGCCACCATGAAGAGTACTGCCTGACGTGCCACCACCACCAGCGCCATGGTGGCCACAAAGATATTAAAAAAGAACCACGCCGCGCCTAGCAGCTTCCGGTCGCGATAGGCCATCAGGTAGCTGCCCCCATAAACGGCGGCCAGGGCCGACAGCCCGAAAACCGGAATGAGGAAAAAGGCGGAAAGGGCGTCCAGCCGGATATAGAACTCACCCCCCGGAACCGCCCAGGGGAAGCGGAACGCCTCAACCGCGCCCCCCGTCAACGCATGGAGCGCCGGCCATAAGCCCAGCAGGCAACCGGCCACCGCCGACCCCGCACCCAATCCGGTTGCCCAGCGAGGGGAGCGGCTCATCACTAATGAAAGGGCCCCTCCACATACGATTATTATCAACGATATCAGTAAACGGTTCATTTTTTAAAGGCCCGCACCAGGGCGAGGATCTCCTCACGGGGAGCCTGCCGGACCAGGGCGGCCTTGAACCCCGGATCCAATAGGGCTGAGGCCAGTCTTGAAAGCAGATAGAGGTGGACCCGGACGGTCGGAGTGACCAGGGTGAAAAGCGTGTGGACCGGCTGATCATCAATCGCACCAAACTCCACCGGCTTCTCCAGGAAGCAGAGGCATATTGCCGGGTGGTTCACCGAGAGCACAATCGGGTTGCGCACATGCGGAATCGCCACTCCCTCGCCAATTCCGGTCGACGCCATCGCCTCACGTGCCAGCAGGACCCGGAGCAGGAAATCGCGATCCATGTCCGGTGGCAGCTTCATGATCGCCACCACGGAGCGTAGCACGGACTCCTTGTCATTCCCCGCCACCCCGTAAAAGATGCCGCCGGCCTCAATCGAATCCGCCAGATCCGGCATCAGTTCCGCGGAGGCGTCAGGCTCCTTGAAAATTTCGGCGGAGACATTGATTTTCTGCGCATTGGCCCACTCCAGCAGTTCAGCCCGGTTGAACCGATACTGATCGTTGACCTTATACGCGGGAAGCTGTCCCTGCTGGATCCACCGGTAGATGGATTTCTCAGAAACACTCAGAATTCTCGCAACATCTTGAACACCTAGTTGCATGGTTTCACCAAAAGTATTGATTACACATTTGAGGACAAAACCTACGCCCCTGTCACCTAAATGTCAATTTCAGCCTCTTACAAAGGCGCATATGACCTCACAGGGGGTTTATAAGGGGCCAAAGAGACGAGAGTAAAAGATTTACCACGGAGACTCGGAGGGGAAAGAGAGAGAGGAAGACGGGGAGGGATGAGAAAATGTTGCGGGAATTCCAGCTTCGGGGTACCGAATCAGAAATTCCCGCAACGCCTTCCTTTGGAGAAAGCGGGAGGGAAAGGTTTAACCCGTGCGAAGCTCAACAGGGGGGCACTCCGTATTCTCCCCGGAGAAGCGTTACGCGATTTTTGAAAATGGGGTATTCACCATTTTCAAAAATCGCGTAACATTTTCTTCCTCTCCCCCTCTCCCCCTCCGCGTCTCCGTGGTAAAAGTTCTCTTTATTTTCTGTTTTATATGCGTGCGCCCCGTCTTACAACGCGGCGGCCATATCCGCAATCAGGTCTTCCGGCGCTTCCAGGCCGACGGAAAGGCGGACGAGGCTGTCTGAAATTCCCCGCGCCAGCCGCTCGGGCCTGGGCATGGCGGCATGCGACATCGTCGCCGGGTAGGACAAAATGCTTTCCACCCCGCCGAGGCTCACGGCCATCAGCGGTAACTTGACGTTTTTCAACAGCTTCAAGGCCGTCGCCACATCGTGGAGCTCAAACGACAACACGGCGCCGGCCCCTGAGGCTTGAGCCTGATGCGTGGCATAACCGGGATGCGCTTCCAGACCCGGATAATAGACGCGCTTTACCTCCGGCCTCGTAAGCAACCATCGCGCCACCAACCCGGCGGTGCGTTGCTGGGCATCCATCCTGACGCCAAGGGTCTTGATGCCACGCAGCACCAACCAGGAATCCTGCGGACCCAATATGGCGCCAAACGTGTTCTGAATGACCTTCAGTCGATGCCCCAGTTCCGGATCACGCGTCACCGCCAATCCGGCAATGAGATCACTGTGTCCCCCTAGGAATTTCGTGGCGCTATGCACCACGACATCAAACCCCAGCTCGATCGGGCGCTGGTAATAAGGGGTCATAAAGGTGTTGTCCGTGATGGCTAGCACCTCATGCTCGCGGGCGATGGCGACGATGGCGTGCAGATCGGTGATGGACAGCAGGGGATTGGCAGGGGTTTCGACAAACAGCGCGCGGGTGGCGGGCGTAATCGCCTTCCGGACGCTGGCGGGATCGGTGCTGTCAACAAAAGTGACCTCGAGCTTCCACTGGCGGAACAGGGTGGTCAAGGCACGATAGGTGCCCCCGTAAATGTCCTGTCCCACGACCAGGTGGTCACCGGGCGCAAAGAGCATGAGGACCGATGAGGTGGCCGCCATGCCGGAGGCAAAGGCCAGACCGCGTGCGCCGCCCTCCAACGAGGCAATGGCCTGCTCAAGGGACTCCCGGGTCGGGTTGCCACTGCGCGCATAATCATAATGGCCCAGATGCTCGGGATCAGCCTGATGGAATGTGGAGGCCTGATAGATGGGAATACTGGAGGCACCGGTATAGGGATCCCGGTCTTTGCCGGAGTGAATCAGGCGGGTCAGGTAGTTCATAAGAGGCCTTTCAGGTCTTCAATGAGTTCATCCCTGTCCTCAATCCCGATGGAGAGCCGCAGAAGCCGGTCATTGATCCCCAGGCGCGCACGAACCGCGGCATCCAGATCCGCATGGGTTTGCATGGACGGGTAAGTAATCAGGGATTCCACGCCGCCCAGACTCTCGGCGAAGGTGAAGATTTTCACGCCTGACAGGATTGAGGGGATGCGCACGGCCACGTCCACCTCAAACGAAATCATCCCGCCATATCCGCTACGTTCCCGGTCCAGAACCGATCGGCCGGGGTGATCCGCCAGGCCGGGGAAATACACGCGCCGGACCCGCGGATGGGTGGCCAGCCAATCGGCGATCCCGCAGGCATTTTCCTGCTGTTTTTTTACACGCAAGGGGAGGGTCTTCAGACCGCGCAGGGTCAGCCAGGAATCCTGGGGGCCCAACACGCCGCCAATGGCGTTCTGATAGAACCCGATGCGCTCGGAAAGCGCAGGGGTCCCGGTCACGATCATGCCGGCGACCACATCGTTATGCCCGGCCAGATATTTGGTGGCGCTGTACACGACCAGGTCGGCGCCCTGCGCCAGCGGCTGCTGGAAGACAGGCGTGAGAAAGGTGTTATCCACAATGGTCAGAAGGCCTGAAGCACGGGCGGCTTTCGCGATGGCACGGATATCCGCGATTTTGAGCAGCGGATTGGTGGGACTCTCCACAAACACCGCTTTAACGCCCGCCAAGGTCAGGGCGCGCTGCACGGCGGCCAGGTCTGACGTATCCACATAGATCGCCTCTATCCCGAACGGCTGGAACACTTTTTCAAACAGGCGGAACGTGCCGCCATACAGGTCCTCGGTCACCACAATGCGATCGCCCGGACGGAACAGGTGCAAGAGGGTGTCAATGGCGGCCAGTCCCGAGGCAAATGCAAACCCTTTATGTCCCCCATCCGCCTTCGCGAGGGTCTCCTCAAGAACCAGCCGGGTCGGGTTCGAGGTACGTGAATAATCAAACCCCGTCGATTGTCCAAGCCCGGGATGCCCGAATGACGCCGTCTGATAAATCGGCACCGATATTGCCCCCGTAATGGAGTCATACCGGTTCCCCGCCTGCGCCAATAATGTTGATATCGCTTGAGTCATGCCCGTCTCCCTGCTGCCTTTATATCAATTAACCCGATAGAGAAACTATTCGTTTGGCTTTTAATGTCAATACGGAATCACGTACAACATGACACTGAAGAAGTGGCAGAGGCTCCCGGCGAGAACAAAGGCGTGCCAAATGGCATGATTGAACGGGATGCGGTGCCAGAGATAGAAAACCGTCCCGCCCGTGTAGAACAATCCGCCGGCGACCAACCACAACAACCCGCCCAACGGCAGATTCTGGTAAAGCGGCCGGATGGCGATAATCGCCATCCAACCCATCCCGATGTAGACCAGGGTTGATAACAGCTTGAAGCGGCCCGCAAAAAACACCTTGAACACGACGCCGATCAGCGCCAGGCCCCAGACCACCCCGAACAACGACCAGCCCCAGGGGCCCCTCAGGGAAATCAACAGGAACGGCGTGTAGGTCCCGGCAATCAGCAGATAGATCGCCGAGTGGTCTATGATTTTCATGATCGCCTTGGCGCGCGGCCAGGGGAAGCTGTGATAGAGGGTCGAGGTCATAAACATCAGCACCAGCGTCGTGCCATACACGGCGCAGGACACCACATGCCAGGCCGTTCCCCGCAATGCGGCAAACACCACCATCAGCGACAAGGCCGCCAGCGCCAGCACCACCCCGACCCCATGCATGACGCTGCTGGCGATTTCCTCTGGCAGCGAATAAGGTTTTTTATGATTATTTTCCAAGGTAGCAGATCACTTTCTGTTTAACGGCGTCGGCATGCAAATTCAACCGCAGTCCACCGGGCAGATCCACGCCATCGATCACCCGCAGGGCCGACTCCATGGCGGCCGCCTCAGGCAGGAGTGCCGTCAGCCGGTTCGGCAGCGTCAGCAGCAAGTCCTGATTGAGTTGATGCCCTTTTTTGTCGGGAGAGACGGCAAAATAGAGCATGTTCAATTCCACCAGGTCATTGAAAAAGTGGGTTCCGAGGGAGACATCCGGCACCAGTCCCTCATGCATGGCGGCAATCTCGCAGACCACGGAGACGGCATTGATCTCGGCAAAGGACACGGGTACGCCCAGCGCGGGCGTGGAGGTGGCCCAGCGTCCGGGTCCTGCCAGCATCACCACCGGCGCGGGTCCGGCGGCGGCTTTCAGGCGGTTCAACTTCCCGATGGTCCGCGCCACCGTATACCGCGCACTCTCACTCATTCTCCCGTAGACCGCAGGAACGACGTAAATCAACCGGTCCACCAGCATGGAGGCGCTATGGCCGATGACAGGGCCGGTACTTTCCATGATCAACTCACGGGGCTGCACCGTGGCGGGCGCCCGCATCCGGGCGGACTCCCCCGTCATGCGAACTTGAAAGGGACGGCACTGCACCAGGTTGATCCGGTACTCCCCGCTGGGCATGAAGTTCGTGGTGAACTCAATATCCACCGGGTAGGCATAGGCCAGTTGAAGGGTGCTCAGGATCTCCCGCATCGTCGCCACAAAGGTGGTGTCGTCAATCAGCTTCCGGAACGTCAGATGCCGGAACTCGGCGGTGGTGCCTTCGCTTTTCTCGGCAAACAGGTCCAGGGCCAGGGCGTCGGACGGGATGCCCGCGATGACGGCATTGAATTCCTTGGCGGTCAGTTTGTTCTGGGGCAGATCCAGCAGATCCACCACCCGCTGGCTGTAGCGGATCCCTTCGGCGCCCCCGCCCTCCGGCTGCCGGTCCGGGGCATTGAGGGCGATCAGGCGGGTGTAGTCACTGCTGATGCGGTCCACGGCACGGGTGCCAAGTCCAAAGACCAGCCGCAACATGCCCGCCTCGGGATCGATCTCCTCGTTCCAGACATAGGGATTGAACGAGAACCCGACCCCGGCGATCTGCGGAAAATAGTTGTCGCCATACAAGGCGCCGGACACCCGCTGGATCAGGAGCGACATCTGTTCATCCTGCTCGAGGAGGCCGCGCTGGGTGCGGTAGGCCAGCGCCTCCTGGCTGAGGGTACTGGCATAGACCTGGCGCACGGCCGCCATGAAGGCTTCCA
Encoded here:
- a CDS encoding PLP-dependent aspartate aminotransferase family protein yields the protein MTQAISTLLAQAGNRYDSITGAISVPIYQTASFGHPGLGQSTGFDYSRTSNPTRLVLEETLAKADGGHKGFAFASGLAAIDTLLHLFRPGDRIVVTEDLYGGTFRLFEKVFQPFGIEAIYVDTSDLAAVQRALTLAGVKAVFVESPTNPLLKIADIRAIAKAARASGLLTIVDNTFLTPVFQQPLAQGADLVVYSATKYLAGHNDVVAGMIVTGTPALSERIGFYQNAIGGVLGPQDSWLTLRGLKTLPLRVKKQQENACGIADWLATHPRVRRVYFPGLADHPGRSVLDRERSGYGGMISFEVDVAVRIPSILSGVKIFTFAESLGGVESLITYPSMQTHADLDAAVRARLGINDRLLRLSIGIEDRDELIEDLKGLL
- a CDS encoding hemolysin III family protein, giving the protein MENNHKKPYSLPEEIASSVMHGVGVVLALAALSLMVVFAALRGTAWHVVSCAVYGTTLVLMFMTSTLYHSFPWPRAKAIMKIIDHSAIYLLIAGTYTPFLLISLRGPWGWSLFGVVWGLALIGVVFKVFFAGRFKLLSTLVYIGMGWMAIIAIRPLYQNLPLGGLLWLVAGGLFYTGGTVFYLWHRIPFNHAIWHAFVLAGSLCHFFSVMLYVIPY
- a CDS encoding PTS sugar transporter subunit IIA; this translates as MQLGVQDVARILSVSEKSIYRWIQQGQLPAYKVNDQYRFNRAELLEWANAQKINVSAEIFKEPDASAELMPDLADSIEAGGIFYGVAGNDKESVLRSVVAIMKLPPDMDRDFLLRVLLAREAMASTGIGEGVAIPHVRNPIVLSVNHPAICLCFLEKPVEFGAIDDQPVHTLFTLVTPTVRVHLYLLSRLASALLDPGFKAALVRQAPREEILALVRAFKK
- a CDS encoding aminotransferase class I/II-fold pyridoxal phosphate-dependent enzyme, which codes for MNYLTRLIHSGKDRDPYTGASSIPIYQASTFHQADPEHLGHYDYARSGNPTRESLEQAIASLEGGARGLAFASGMAATSSVLMLFAPGDHLVVGQDIYGGTYRALTTLFRQWKLEVTFVDSTDPASVRKAITPATRALFVETPANPLLSITDLHAIVAIAREHEVLAITDNTFMTPYYQRPIELGFDVVVHSATKFLGGHSDLIAGLAVTRDPELGHRLKVIQNTFGAILGPQDSWLVLRGIKTLGVRMDAQQRTAGLVARWLLTRPEVKRVYYPGLEAHPGYATHQAQASGAGAVLSFELHDVATALKLLKNVKLPLMAVSLGGVESILSYPATMSHAAMPRPERLARGISDSLVRLSVGLEAPEDLIADMAAAL